The following coding sequences are from one Microbacterium wangchenii window:
- a CDS encoding DUF6194 family protein: MEMKEIVHAVSGFEGVLVVIPEEGSGSPALAWGDAFFYYAPDGVMPERTQPYGTIVTKNYPDDEESRLDEPGRFRVNITSGATVHRRSWTRVRALRIPTCSFRTLCTGRPDGCQW, encoded by the coding sequence ATGGAGATGAAAGAGATCGTCCATGCTGTCAGCGGCTTCGAGGGCGTGCTCGTGGTCATTCCGGAAGAGGGGAGCGGTTCGCCGGCGCTGGCGTGGGGTGATGCGTTCTTCTACTACGCCCCGGATGGTGTGATGCCGGAGCGGACTCAGCCGTACGGGACGATCGTGACGAAGAACTATCCCGACGACGAGGAATCGAGACTCGACGAGCCTGGTCGGTTCCGCGTGAACATCACGTCGGGCGCGACCGTGCACCGCAGATCGTGGACGAGGGTGCGAGCTCTGCGGATACCGACGTGTTCGTTTCGCACCCTCTGTACGGGACGGCCGGATGGGTGTCAGTGGTGA
- a CDS encoding DUF6194 family protein — protein sequence MFVSHPLYGTAGWVSVVNPAASTSEQAISLLHDAHEAARARASRRSGTA from the coding sequence GTGTTCGTTTCGCACCCTCTGTACGGGACGGCCGGATGGGTGTCAGTGGTGAACCCTGCCGCCTCGACGTCGGAGCAGGCCATCTCACTGCTCCACGACGCGCATGAGGCAGCACGAGCTCGCGCTTCTCGTCGTTCCGGCACTGCGTGA
- a CDS encoding putative immunity protein, with amino-acid sequence MSENDRRVVAWWAADCAERVLAMFEWESPTDSRPRDAIARTRAFARGELDAAGEIRRRFVAGRAAHDVTNPAAIAAARAAAQAAGVAHMGAHALGAAAYAAKAAGLSRPNQVDAVRDEIRWQLDQLSPEATTALRRLPLLGEDTSGPLGPGLLSRGVLAANIRAIQARLT; translated from the coding sequence TTGAGCGAGAACGATCGGCGAGTCGTGGCATGGTGGGCGGCGGACTGCGCCGAACGAGTCCTCGCGATGTTCGAGTGGGAGTCACCTACCGACTCGCGGCCGCGTGATGCCATCGCTCGCACGCGGGCATTCGCGCGCGGCGAGCTCGATGCCGCGGGAGAGATCCGTCGCCGTTTCGTCGCGGGACGCGCTGCACACGACGTCACGAACCCGGCGGCCATCGCGGCCGCGCGAGCAGCGGCGCAAGCCGCCGGCGTGGCGCACATGGGTGCGCATGCCCTCGGGGCGGCCGCATACGCGGCCAAAGCTGCGGGCTTGTCGAGACCCAATCAGGTCGACGCCGTCCGCGACGAGATCCGCTGGCAGCTCGACCAGCTGAGCCCGGAAGCCACGACAGCGCTACGACGATTGCCGCTCCTCGGTGAAGACACGAGCGGTCCGCTCGGACCCGGTCTCCTCAGCCGAGGCGTCCTGGCAGCGAACATCCGCGCCATCCAAGCTCGTCTGACGTAG